In Deltaproteobacteria bacterium, a genomic segment contains:
- a CDS encoding heme NO-binding domain-containing protein, giving the protein MKGIVFNLLEETVRREYGEDTWDSLLEEARLDGVYTSLGNYPDEDLIKLIRAASSALDMPRDAIVRWFGRNAFPLFTQRYPKFMEGHKSTRPFLLTLNNIIHPEVRKIYPGADVPEFDYDVSSEEVLVMGYSSARRLCAFAEGLIEGAAAHYGEDVIIEQPKCMNRGDEKCILRISFRKR; this is encoded by the coding sequence ATGAAGGGAATTGTTTTTAATCTGCTTGAGGAAACAGTCCGGCGTGAGTACGGTGAGGATACGTGGGATTCCCTCCTTGAGGAAGCCCGATTGGACGGCGTTTACACATCATTGGGAAACTATCCTGACGAGGACCTGATTAAGCTCATCAGAGCGGCGTCTTCGGCTCTCGACATGCCCAGGGACGCTATCGTCCGCTGGTTCGGCCGCAATGCCTTCCCTCTTTTTACCCAGAGATACCCGAAGTTCATGGAGGGGCATAAATCCACACGGCCGTTTTTGCTCACTCTGAATAACATCATTCATCCGGAAGTTCGAAAGATTTACCCCGGTGCCGATGTACCCGAATTTGATTACGATGTATCATCGGAGGAGGTACTCGTAATGGGGTACAGCTCCGCACGAAGACTTTGTGCGTTTGCCGAGGGTTTGATCGAGGGCGCAGCGGCTCACTATGGAGAAGACGTGATAATAGAACAGCCGAAATGCATGAACCGGGGAGACGAAAAGTGTATTCTCAGGATTTCATTCAGGAAAAGGTAA